The Pseudomonadota bacterium region TCTGGGACGCGGCGACGGCGGTCGCGGTGTTGGGGGGGCTCTCTCTCGCGGCGGCCCTCTTCCACGTCGCGGCCACGCTGCGATCGTTCCTCGAGCCGGGAGCCGTGCCGTGACGCGGCTCCTTCGCACCCTCGTCGCCGTCGCCGCCGCGCTCGGCGCGCCGTGGACCGTGCTCGCGGCAGACGCCGGAACGGACGTCGAGGACCCGGAACCCGCGCCGCTCGTCGACACCTCGGATCTCGGGGCGCTCTCGCTGCGCCACGTGCACGTCGTCCTCGAGCGAAAGGGGGACCGGATCGAGGTGTCCGAGCTCCTGACCTTCACGAGCCGCGAGGGCACGCGCTTCTCGGCGCCCTCGGGGGTGCGCGTCGCGCTGCCTCCGGGCGCCGTAGCGCCGCGCACGTCGGACGGCGAGGGCGAGCTGCTCGCCGCCGCGGTGGACGCCGAGGGGTTCGTCGTCGCCGGCCCGATAGGTCCCGGCGGCGATGATCTCTCCGTGACGTTCGAGGTGCCGATCGCGAAAGGCGCCGTGTCGTTCGAGCAGCCCCTCCCGGTCCGCGCGGCGTCGTTCCAGGTGATCTCCACTTGGACGCGCGAGCCGGCCCGGCTGAGCGTCCGGGGCGCGTCCGAGGCCGTGAAGGACGAGCTGAAGAACGGCCTCGTCGCGCTGATCGCGATGGGCCGCGCGACCGAAACCCGAACGCTCGCCGTGAGCCTGACCGGCATCCGGGACGGGGCCGACGCGTGGCCGAGGCGCGTCGCGCTCGCCACGTGCGTCGCCCTGTTCGCCGCGGGTGCGATCGCGTTCGTGCGGCGCCGGAAGAGGCGCGGGGAGGCCCTGTGAGCGCGGGCAGCCTCGCGCCGGTCGCGGTGGACGGCGTCGCCAAGCTCTTCGGCGCGGTGCGGGCGCTCGCCGGCGTCACGCTGCGGCTCGCCGCCGGAGACGTCGCCGCGGTGATGGGCCCGAACGGCGCCGGCAAGTCGACGCTGCTCGCGATCCTCTCGCTCACGGCGCGCCCCACGCGGGGGACCGTGTCGTTCGGCGGCGCGCGCGCGCGGCCCGGCGATGCGGACGCCCGCCGGCGCGTGGGGCTCCTCTCGCACCAGCCGCTCCTGTACGGCGATCTGACCGGCGAGGAGAACCTGCGCCTGTTCGCGTCGCTGTACGGGGTCGACGTCGACGACGCCGTGCGATCCGTCTCGGCGCGGCTCGACCTCGGCCGCTTCGCCGCAGACAGGCCGGTGCGCGTGCTGTCCCGAGGGCAGTTGCAGCGCGTGGCGCTCGCGCGGACGCTCGTGTCTCGCCCGGAGCTCCTGCTCCTCGACGAGCCGGCCGCCGGACTCGATCGCGCGGCGATCGAAGGCATCGCGGCTGCGCTCGCGGCGCACCGGGAGGGGGGCGGCATCGCGGTGGTGGTGACGCACGAGCCCGATCTGGCCGCGGGGGTGGCGACGCGCGCGGTGATGCTGCGCGACGGGCGGATCACCGCGGACGCCGCCTCGCCGGGTGGCGCGGATGCGTGGCGCGCGCTCTACCGCGAGGCGGCGGACGGGGGGGCGCGATGAACGTCCTGCGCGGCACGCTCGCGATCCTCGCCAAGGATCTCCGGATAGAGCTGCGCACCCTCGAGGTGGTGCTCGCGACGGCGCTCTTCGCCCTGCTCACGGTCGTGCTCGCCGCGTTCGCGTTCGGGCTGAACACGGCCGCGGGGAAGGACGCGGCGCCGGGCGTCCTGTGGATCGCGATCGCGTTCGGCGGGATCCTGGCGCTCAACCGCACGTTCCTCAGGGAGCGGGATCTCGGCGTCTTCACCGCGGTGCTCCTCACGCCGCTGCCGCGTTCGGCGCTCTTCCTCGGGAAGACGCTGGGCGTGCTCGCCTTCCTGCTCGCCGTCGAGCTCGTCCTTCTCCCCGTGATCGAGCTCCTCTTCCACGCGCCGCTCCTCGAGAACCTCGGCGCGCTCGCGCCGATCCTGCTCCTCGGCACGCTCGGCTACGCCGCCGCGGGCACGCTGTTCGCGGCGATGACGGTCCGCACGCGCCTCAAGGATCTGCTGCTCGGCGTCGTCCTCTTCCCGCTCGTCGCGCCGGCGCTGATCGCGTCGATCCAGGCGATGGACGCGGTGCTCGCCGGCGACGGGCTCGCGGGCGCCGCCGACCACCTGCGGCTCCTCGGCGTTTTCGACATCGTGTTCGTCACGGGCGGGATCGCGCTCTTCGGCGCCCTGCTGGAGGATTGAGTATGCTAATATACACGGTCGGATCGGGGCGGGCGCGAGGGCACCGCCCGCGTCCGGCACAGGAGGGAATCCGCATGTCGCCCAGGCTCGGTTCCGTTTCTCGCGCGGCTCGTTCCGGGCTCGCGCTCGTCGCATCGTTCGCGCTTCTCCACGCGCCGGAGGCGGTCTCGGCCGATCCGGCGACGTTGCAGGACGTCCGGGATCGCATCGAGCGGCTCGGCCTGCGCTGGACCGCGGGAGAGACCTCGGTGAGCCGGATGCCGCGCGACCTCGCGCGGGCGCGCCTCATGACCGCCGACCAGCTCGCGGGGCGCGCGCCGGACGGCGAGTTCACGCCGTACGACGTGAGCCCGGACGCGCCGGTCGTCGATCCGCTCGCGGCGCGGTTCAGCTGGGCCGACGTCGACGGCGCGGACTGGAGCACGCCGGTCAAGGATCAGGGCGCGTGCGGCTCGTGCGCCGTGTTCGCGGCGATCGGTTGCACCGAGTCGCGGATCAACATTTCTTTCGGCGATCCGGCGTTCGACGTGGATCTTTCCGAGCAGAACCTCGTGTCGTGCGTGGCCGGGAGCTCCTGCTCGATGGGCACGTGGAGCTCCGAGGCGCTCATCACGCCGCTGCAGGATCCGGGCGTCCCGGACGAGACGTGCCACCCGTACACCGCGACCGACGGAAACTGCGCCGAGGCGTGCGCGAACGTCGATGATCGGCGCTTCACCGTCGTCTCGGGATCGTGGCTGCCGTCGATCGACGAGATGTGGGACATCGCGACCGAGGAGGAGATCAAGGCGGCGCTCGTCAGCGGCCCCGTGGTCGCGAGCTTCGTCGTGCCCGCGAGCTTCGATTTCTACACGAGCGGCGTCTACGAGGACTCGCCCACGCCCGCCGAGATCATCAGCTCGTGGCACTCGGTGCTCATCGTCGGTTGGGACGACCACGCGGAAGACGACGACGAGCCGAGCTGGATCGTCAAGAACAGCTGGGGCACCGGCTGGGGCATGGACGGCTTCTTCGAGATCCAAAGGGACAGCGCGACCCGCTTCGGCACGCAGGCCACCGCGCTCGAGGTGGACGCGTCGGCGATGGGCGACAAGATCTGCCTCGTCGACGGCTCGCACATCACAGTGCAGCTCGAGGAGGGGAGCGGCGCGACCGCGGATCGCGAGGTCGAGCTCGTCGTCTGCGAGGGCACGGGCCCCGTGCAGTTCGGGGTCGCGACGGCGCTCGGCCGGCCCTGGCTCACTTTCGATCCCGCGACCGGAACGGTGGGCTCCGGCGCGTCGACGTTCGTGACGCTGACCTTCTCCGAGGCCGCGTTCGACGATCCGGAGCACAGCTGGCAGGATGAGTACGTCCATGTCGTCGGGCCGCACGGGCAGGATCACTCCTTCGAGGTGACGCTCGACATCGAGCCCCCGGCCGCGGACACCGACTCGGACACGGACTCGGACACAGACTCGGACGCCGACGCGGACACGGACACGGACACCGACGCGGACGCGGACGCGACCGGCGACGACTCGGGCGAGGGCGGCTGCGGCTGCGGCGCGGTCGGGGCGCGCTTCTCCAGCGGCGCGATTGGAATCCTCTCGAGCGTTTTTTGAGCAGCTCATCGCCTTTTCGACACGAAGGGTGCTGACGCGGAGTTCGAGCATCCGCCCGGGTGGCATGGTATAAATGCCCCGGAGGCTCTCATGGCGATCCTTCGCGTATACGCAGACACATCCGTTTTCGGAGGCGTCTTCGACGACGAGTTCAGCGGGCCGACCTCCGTGTTCTGGGATCAGGTGCGGGAAGGGCGATTCACTCTCGTCTCCTCG contains the following coding sequences:
- a CDS encoding heme exporter protein CcmB translates to MNVLRGTLAILAKDLRIELRTLEVVLATALFALLTVVLAAFAFGLNTAAGKDAAPGVLWIAIAFGGILALNRTFLRERDLGVFTAVLLTPLPRSALFLGKTLGVLAFLLAVELVLLPVIELLFHAPLLENLGALAPILLLGTLGYAAAGTLFAAMTVRTRLKDLLLGVVLFPLVAPALIASIQAMDAVLAGDGLAGAADHLRLLGVFDIVFVTGGIALFGALLED
- a CDS encoding ABC transporter ATP-binding protein, with the translated sequence MSAGSLAPVAVDGVAKLFGAVRALAGVTLRLAAGDVAAVMGPNGAGKSTLLAILSLTARPTRGTVSFGGARARPGDADARRRVGLLSHQPLLYGDLTGEENLRLFASLYGVDVDDAVRSVSARLDLGRFAADRPVRVLSRGQLQRVALARTLVSRPELLLLDEPAAGLDRAAIEGIAAALAAHREGGGIAVVVTHEPDLAAGVATRAVMLRDGRITADAASPGGADAWRALYREAADGGAR
- a CDS encoding C1 family peptidase, whose amino-acid sequence is MSPRLGSVSRAARSGLALVASFALLHAPEAVSADPATLQDVRDRIERLGLRWTAGETSVSRMPRDLARARLMTADQLAGRAPDGEFTPYDVSPDAPVVDPLAARFSWADVDGADWSTPVKDQGACGSCAVFAAIGCTESRINISFGDPAFDVDLSEQNLVSCVAGSSCSMGTWSSEALITPLQDPGVPDETCHPYTATDGNCAEACANVDDRRFTVVSGSWLPSIDEMWDIATEEEIKAALVSGPVVASFVVPASFDFYTSGVYEDSPTPAEIISSWHSVLIVGWDDHAEDDDEPSWIVKNSWGTGWGMDGFFEIQRDSATRFGTQATALEVDASAMGDKICLVDGSHITVQLEEGSGATADREVELVVCEGTGPVQFGVATALGRPWLTFDPATGTVGSGASTFVTLTFSEAAFDDPEHSWQDEYVHVVGPHGQDHSFEVTLDIEPPAADTDSDTDSDTDSDADADTDTDTDADADATGDDSGEGGCGCGAVGARFSSGAIGILSSVF